In the genome of Paenibacillus sp. GP183, the window TTTGGAAAGGAAGCTATAAATAGGGAACATTTGTTTTAACAAAATTGCCTAAGGGTAATGATAGTAAAAACAGAATACATTTGCTTTGCACTGGGGTGATTCCTATCGTATTCCTATTTATACTCATTTATTTTGTATTGATCTTTTTAGTCCTGGAGATAGCTGTCACGCTGCTGATCATCAGCGGTTTGGACAAGGAGGTTGCCCGGTTTCAGGCTGTATCGATGCTGACTGCAACCGGATTTACCACCAAGGAATCGGAATTGATAGCCCGGCACCCGATCCGCAGAAAAATTGCTATTTTTCTTATTTTATTTGGAGTTTTTTCATTGGCGGTTATGATTGCCTCCATCAGTACAATTTTAACGAAGGACTTAAGGATTGTTCAGTTGATCATTATCACTTGTTTGTTTGGAATCGTGCTTTTCGTGGTGAAAACTAAATCCTTTAACAGCAAAATGTCAGGTGAATTTCATCACAAATTGAAGAAAGAGTATGAACTTCACGAATTGCCCTTTCAGGAAATTCTCTACTTGAATGAGGGAGATTTATTTACAAGTGTGAAAATCGATGAGGAATCCCCCTATGTGAATAGGAAGATGGAAGAAGTTTTCATAGCGGATAAAGATATTTTGCTGTTATTTGTCCGCAGAGGAGAAGAGAAGATTCGCCGTGAGCGCATGAAACTGGTGATCCAAGCTAAGGATGAACTGTATGTTTACGGCTCAAATGCAGTTATCGACAACAAGTTTCATACTGAAATAGCAAAAATGATGGCTAAAAAGCAAGATGAAGAAGAAATAAAAGCTTTAGAATAATTTATGACATAAAGTAACAAGTTTCAATGATAATCGGGATACGGGAGTGAAACTATGAACCAGCCTCAACTGCGGGAGAAAACATTGAATGCCGCTTTGCATCAATTTATTTTCCCCTTTTCAATCAACAATAACGCTGAAAGTGAGTTCAAGAAACAGCTGATCCTGGAACAGTTTATTCCCTTTTCACTAGGAGATCTCGAACAGGAAAATATGTTTTATGGCGTTAATTATCGAGTTTCCCATCATGAGATGGAGCGGTACTACTTACCTTTTACCAATAATGTATTGTTTCCGCATCAAACTGATGATGAGAGCTCCTTTCAGCGTTATTCCAAGCGTTATGAAATTTCATGTGAATTGA includes:
- a CDS encoding TrkA C-terminal domain-containing protein is translated as MLCTGVIPIVFLFILIYFVLIFLVLEIAVTLLIISGLDKEVARFQAVSMLTATGFTTKESELIARHPIRRKIAIFLILFGVFSLAVMIASISTILTKDLRIVQLIIITCLFGIVLFVVKTKSFNSKMSGEFHHKLKKEYELHELPFQEILYLNEGDLFTSVKIDEESPYVNRKMEEVFIADKDILLLFVRRGEEKIRRERMKLVIQAKDELYVYGSNAVIDNKFHTEIAKMMAKKQDEEEIKALE